The proteins below come from a single Panicum hallii strain FIL2 chromosome 7, PHallii_v3.1, whole genome shotgun sequence genomic window:
- the LOC112899819 gene encoding UDP-glycosyltransferase 73C7-like — translation MERTVKPHLVLIPWQGGISHIIPMTDIGCLLTSHGAAVTVITTPANAPLVQSRVDRAAPPGITVAAIPFPAAEAGLPEGCERLDLLRSPADVPRFFAANKRFGEAVARYCRGAGASLLPCRPTCIVSGMSNSWTLGLARELGVPCYVFHGFGAFALLCIEHLFKHRPHEAVASPDELFDIPALPPFECRVSRRQLPPHFLPSTSMGGGPLQEMREFDLAVDGIVVNTFEELEHGSTALLAAVTGKKVLAVGPVSLSRSPSLDPQAMSEDARRCMAWLDTKASKSVVYVSFGSAGCMPAAQLMQLGMALVSCPWPVLWVVKGADTLPDDAKKWLRENTDADGVADTTKCLVVRGWAPQVAILAHPAVGGFLTHCGWGSTLEAAAAGMPMATWPLFAEQFVNERLIVDVLGVGVSVGVTKPTENILTASKTYGSEAEVEAEVGMEQVMEALERLMDQGAEGEERWRKAQELKLKAKGALEKGGSSYVNLENLIHSFV, via the coding sequence ATGGAGAGAACCGTGAAGCCTCACCTCGTGCTCATCCCATGGCAAGGAGGCATCAGCCACATCATCCCGATGACCGACATCGGCTGCCTCCTCACGTCCCACGGCGCGGCGGTCACCGTCATCACCACGCCCGCCAACGCGCCGCTCGTGCAGAGCCGCGTCgaccgtgccgcgccgccgggGATCACGGTCGCCGCGATCCCGTTCCCGGCCGCCGAGGCCGGCCTGCCCGAGGGCTGCGAGAGGCTGGACCTCCTCCGCTCCCCCGCCGACGTGCCCCGCTTCTTCGCCGCCAACAAACGGTTCGGCGAGGCGGTGGCGCGGTActgccgcggcgccggcgcgtctTTGCTGCCCTGCCGGCCGACCTGCATCGTCTCCGGGATGAGCAACTCGTGGACGCTAGGCCTGGCGCGCGAGCTCGGCGTGCCGTGCTACGTCTTCCACGGCTTCGGCGCGTTCGCGCTGCTCTGCATCGAGCACCTCTTCAAGCACAGGCCGCACGAGGCAGTGGCGTCCCCCGACGAGCTCTTCGACATCCCGGCTCTGCCGCCGTTCGAGTGCAGGGTCTCGCGTAGGCAGCTGCCGCCGCATTTCCTGCCGTCGACTTCCATGGGCGGAGGGCCGCTGCAAGAGATGCGGGAGTTCGACCTGGCCGTGGACGGCATCGTGGTAAACACGTTCGAGGAGCTGGAGCACGGCTCCACGGCGCTTCTCGCGGCGGTCACGGGTAAAAAGGTGCTCGCCGTCGGCCCCGTCTCGCTGAGCCGCTCACCAAGTCTCGATCCACAGGCAATGTCGGAAGACGCAAGGCGATGCATGGCGTGGCTGGACACCAAGGCGTCCAAGTCCGTGGTGTACGTCAGCTTCGGCAGCGCCGGGTGCATGCCGGCCGCGCAGCTCATGCAGCTCGGCATGGCTCTGGTCTCGTGCCCCTGGCCCGTCCTCTGGGTTGTCAAGGGCGCCGACACCCTGCCTGACGACGCTAAGAAGTGGCTGCGCGAGAACACCGACGCTGACGGCGTGGCGGACACCACCAAGTGCCTGGTGGTGCGCGGGTGGGCGCCCCAGGTGGCCATCCTTGCCCACCCGGCCGTCGGCGGCTTCCTGACGCACTGCGGGTGGGGTTCGACTCTGGAGGCCGCCGCTGCCGGCATGCCCATGGCCACCTGGCCGCTGTTCGCCGAGCAGTTTGTCAACGAGAGGCTCATCGTGGACGTGCTCGGTGTCGGGGTGTCCGTAGGCGTGACAAAGCCAACGGAAAACATCCTGACCGCTAGTAAAACCTATGGCAGCGAAGCCGAGGTGGAGGCGGAGGTGGGGATGGAACAGGTGATGGAGGCCTTGGAGAGGCTGATGGATCAGGGAGCGGAAGGGGAGGAGAGGTGGAGGAAGGCTCAGGAGCTCAAGTTGAAGGCGAAGGGCGCTTTGGAGAAGGGAGGATCATCCTACGTTAATTTGGAGAATTTGATTCATTCTTTCGTTTGA
- the LOC112899820 gene encoding UDP-glycosyltransferase 73C6-like — translation MDRATKPHFVLFPWTGTISHIIPMTDLGCLLASHGAEVTIVTTPVNAAVAQGRVDRAGAAITVTAVPFPAADAGLPEGCERMDLLRSQAEVPRFFEANRGHGEAVARYCLREAPRRPSCVISGMCQTWALGLARDLDVPCYVFHGFGAFALLCIEYLCEHRPHEAAASADELFEVPTLPPFQCRLSSRQLPPHFLPPASVGGKALQGMREFEVAADGVVVNTFEELERGSAALLAEATGKKVVAVGSVSLCRSPNLDPHSMSGDARRCMAWLDAKEPKSVVYVSFGSGGRMPPAQLMQLGMALVSCPSPVLWLIKGADSLPGDVKKWLCENTDADGEANSKCLVVRGWAPQVAILTHPAVGGFMTHCGWGSTLEAVAAGVPMATWPFFAEQFINERLIVDVLGIGVSVGVTKPTENVLTAGDAGGSDTEAEAEVGTEQVKKAVEMLMDQGPEGEERRKKAHELKLKAKGALEKGGSSYNNLETLIQSFV, via the coding sequence ATGGACAGAGCCACCAAGCCTCACTTCGTGCTCTTCCCGTGGACAGGAACCATCAGCCACATCATCCCCATGACCGACCTCGGCTGCCTCCTCGCCTCGCACGGGGCGGAGGTCACCATCGTCACGACGCCCGTCAACGCAGCGGTCGCGCAGGGCCGCGTcgaccgcgccggcgccgcgatCACGGTCACCGCGGTCCCGTTCCCGGCCGCGGACGCCGGCCTACCCGAGGGCTGCGAGAGGATGGACCTGCTCCGGTCTCAGGCCGAGGTGCCCCGCTTCTTCGAGGCCAACAGGGGgcacggcgaggccgtggcgcgGTACTGCCTCCGCGAGGCGCCCCGCCGGCCAAGCTGCGTCATCTCCGGGATGTGCCAGACGTGGGCGCTGGGCCTGGCGCGCGATCTCGACGTGCCCTGCTACGTCTTTCACGGGTTCGGCGCGTTCGCGCTGCTGTGCATCGAGTACCTGTGCGAGCACAGGCCGCACGAGGCTGCCGCGTCGGCCGACGAGCTGTTCGAGGTCCCCACCCTGCCGCCGTTCCAATGCCGGCTGTCGAGCAGGCAGCTGCCACCGCATTTCTTGCCGCCAGCTTCCGTCGGCGGCAAGGCGTTGCAGGGGATGCGGGAGTTCGAAGTGGCGGCGGACGGCGTCGTGGTGAACACCTTCGAGGAGCTGGAGCGCGGCTCCGCGGCGCTTCTCGCCGAGGCCACCGGCAAGAAGGTGGTCGCCGTTGGGTCCGTCTCGCTGTGCCGCTCGCCAAACCTCGATCCTCATTCCATGTCTGGCGACGCGAGGCGGTGCATGGCGTGGCTGGACGCCAAGGAGCCCAAGTCCGTGGTGTACGTCAGCttcggcagcggcgggcgcaTGCCGCCCGCGCAGCTCATGCAGCTCGGCATGGCTCTGGTGTCGTGCCCCTCGCCTGTTCTCTGGCTCATCAAGGGCGCCGACTCGCTGCCCGGCGACGTCAAGAAGTGGCTCTGCGAGAACACCGACGCTGACGGCGAGGCGAACAGCAAGTGCCTGGTAGTGCGCGGGTGGGCGCCCCAGGTGGCCATCCTGACCCACCCTGCCGTCGGCGGCTTCATGACGCACTGTGGCTGGGGCTCGACTCTGGAGGCTGTCGCCGCCGGCGTTCCGATGGCCACATGGCCTTTTTTCGCCGAGCAGTTTATCAACGAGCGCCTCATTGTCGACGTGCTTGGCATTGGGGTGTCCGTAGGTGTGACGAAGCCAACAGAAAATGTCTTGACCGCCGGTGATGCAGGTGGCAGCGACACGGAAGCGGAGGCCGAGGTGGGGACGGAACAGGTGAAGAAGGCAGTGGAGATGCTGATGGATCAAGGACCtgaaggggaggagaggaggaagaaggctcaCGAGCTGAAACTGAAGGCGAAGGGTGCTTTGGAGAAGGGAGGATCGTCCTACAATAATTTGGAGACTTTGATCCAATCTTTTGTTTGA
- the LOC112899821 gene encoding peter Pan-like protein, translating to MRQPRSGPGKRRGRGPRIPATTLRKQQAVLANVDQITGAKIPKSFVFSRGKLPSTLRHLQQDLRKVMLPYTALNLKEKKRNNLKDFVNVAGPLGVTHFLILSNPKSLPHLRFSKSPQGPTFTFQIEEYALAADIANSQKRPRCPPGIFKNSPLVVLSGFSGLGNPFESLVEYFQHMVPAVDPSTVKLAACQRILLLKYDKEKEVIDFRHYSIKLQPVGVSRRIRKLMQNNQVPDLRDLKDVSDYVTKAGYGSESEADDEAATVSLPSDIDKLNQASRKSAVRLQEIGPRMTMRLVKVESGLCSGDVLYPWPVAKKSVGKKGKGTEEEIEGQEETEDEL from the exons ATGCGCCAACCAAGGTCCGGGCCGGGGAAGAGGCGGGGCCGCGGGCCGCGTATCCCCGCGACGACGCTTCGGAAGCAGCAGGCCGTGTTGGCGAACGTCGACCAGATCACGGGCGCCAAGATCCCCAAGAGCTTCGTTTTTTCCCGCGGCAAGCTCCCATCCACGCTCCGCCACCTCCAGCAGGACCTCCGCAAGGTCATGCTCCCCTACACTGCTCTCAATCTCAAG GAGAAAAAGAGGAATAACCTCAAGGACTTCGTCAATGTTGCTGGTCCGTTGGGAGTGACACATTTCTTGATCCTCTCCAACCCCAAGAGCCTGCCACACTTGCGCTTTTCCAAATCTCCACAGGGCCCAACCTTCACTTTCCAGATAGAGGAGTACGCACTCGCGGCAGACATTGCAAACTCCCAGAAGCGGCCAAGGTGCCCACCAGGGATATTCAAGAACTCACCATTG GTTGTGCTGAGCGGGTTTTCAGGTCTTGGCAACCCTTTCGAGAGTTTGGTTGAATACTTTCAGCATATGGTCCCTGCTGTTGACCCAAGCACC GTCAAACTGGCAGCATGCCAAAGGATTCTGTTGTTAAAATATGATAAAGAGAAGGAGGTTATCGATTTCCGGCATTACTCCATCAAGCTCCAGCCTGTTGGGGTGAGTCGCAGGATTAGAAAGCTCATGCAGAACAATCAAGTACCTGATCTAAGAGACCTTAAAGATGTTAGTGATTATGTGACAAA AGCTGGATATGGATCAGAAAGTGAAGCAGATGATGAAGCAGCAACGGTAAGCCTACCAAGTGATATTGACAAATTAAACCAGGCATCAAGAAAAAGCGCTGTCAGACTCCAGGAGATCGGACCACGGATGACTATGCGCCTAGTTAAAGTTGAGTCTGGGCTATGTTCAGGAGATGTCTTATACCCTTGGCCTG TGGCAAAGAAATCTGTGggaaagaaagggaaaggaacTGAGGAAGAGATAGAAGGACAAGAAGAAACTGAGGATGAGCTTTAG